The Marinilabiliales bacterium genome includes a region encoding these proteins:
- a CDS encoding 30S ribosomal protein S20, translating into MANHQSAAKRARQSLKKKLENRYYARTTRNAVRKLRGLKDKDKAAELFPGVAAMLDKLAKRSIIHKNKASNLKSGLQNHVNSL; encoded by the coding sequence ATGGCAAATCATCAGTCAGCAGCTAAAAGAGCGAGGCAGAGCCTGAAGAAAAAACTGGAAAACCGTTATTACGCACGAACCACCCGTAATGCGGTAAGGAAATTGCGTGGGTTGAAGGATAAGGATAAGGCTGCCGAATTGTTTCCCGGCGTTGCAGCTATGCTGGACAAACTTGCAAAAAGAAGCATTATTCACAAGAACAAGGCTTCTAACCTGAAGTCAGGACTGCAAAATCACGTGAACAGCCTTTAA